From the genome of Lotus japonicus ecotype B-129 chromosome 6, LjGifu_v1.2, one region includes:
- the LOC130725551 gene encoding uncharacterized protein LOC130725551 has translation MDRSWMRANRLSDEFDNGVVEFLEFAEKNLPNNNELFPCPCVSCGNRDPKLTKDEIRDHLAWKGICQNYTQWIWHGEVVTPSVSQREKVCVDMDDWLEDMIHDIGEESFKRAHVYDTLCKDKEEPLYPGCTNFTRLSAVLRLFNLKAKNGWSDKSLTDLLGLLKEMLPEGNTMPNRHYEAKKVLCPMGMEYEKIHACPNDCILYRKEFETYDHCPKCKASRYKKKDGDSSDDVSTKGPPAKVLWYLPIISRFKRLFSNANDAKNLRWHAEERNHDGQIRHVADSLQWKKFDLKFQNFGEESRNLRLGLATDGMNPYGSLSCNHSSWLVLLIIYNLSPLLCMKRKYMMLSMMIPGPKQPGNDIDVYLSPLIDDLRLLWEQGVDVLDAYSGEHFNMRAMLFCTINDFPAYGNLSGYSVKGHKACPICEKDTSYHQLNHGRKTVYLGHRKFLDRHHPYRKKKKAFNGKSEHGVAPKPLTGEEVYQRQQHVKVIFGKKQKKPAEKNIWKKRSVFFDLPYWSSLDIRHCIDLMHVEKNVCESLIGTLLHIKGKTKDGLSARLDLADMGIRQQLTPQQIGDKTYLPPACHTLSKKEKISFCECLQGIKVPQGYSSNIKRLVSMKDLKLFGLKSHDFHVLMQQLLPVAIRGILPTKVRKTITRLCLFFNAICSKVINPLKLDELENEAAVILCQLEMHFPPSFFDIMEHLIVHLVRDIRLCGPVCLRWMYPVERYMKILKGYTMNPHRPEASIVERYIAEEAIEFCSNYLSEADAIGVPKSRHDGRCEGMGEVPVFKCKWVDISSSVRIDEFGYTLVDLSKVAYRDEPFIMASQAKQVFYVTDPSNKRWSVALQPKATHGSDETLHISEIPSFATNVLTSNEENDENEVDDVQVTRLDHEEGIWES, from the exons ATGGATCGTAGTTGGATGAGAGCTAATCGATTAAGTGATGAGTTTGACAATGGAGTGGTTGAATTTCTAGAATTTGCTGAAAAGAATCTTCCGAACAATAATGAACTTTTTCCATGTCCTTGTGTTTCTTGTGGGAACCGGGACCCAAAACTTACTAAGGATGAAATAAGGGACCATCTAGCTTGGAAAGGGATTTGTCAAAATTATACACAATGGATATGGCATGGTGAAGTAGTAACGCCTAGTGTATCacaaagagagaaagtatgTGTAGATATGGATGATTGGTTGGAAGACATGATACATGATATTGGAGAAGAATCCTTCAAGAGAGCACATGTGTATGATACTTTATGTAAAGACAAGGAAGAACCTTTGTACCCGGGATGCACAAACTTTACACGGTTGTCAGCTGTGTTAagattgtttaatttgaaggCGAAAAATGGATGGAGTGATAAAAGTTTAACTGATTTGCTTGGATTGTTGAAAGAAATGCTTCCAGAAGGTAACACAATGCCGAATCGTCATTATGAAGCCAAGAAAGTATTGTGTCCGATGGGCATGGAGTATGAAAAAATACATGCATGCCCTAATGATTGCATCTTATACAGGAAAGAGTTTGAAACCTATGATCATTGTCCTAAGTGCAAGGCGTCGCGCTACAAAAAGAAAGATGGTGATTCCAGTGATGATGTGAGCACAAAGGGTCCTCCTGCAAAAGTGTTATGGTACCTACCAATAATTTCAAGGTTCAAGAGATTGTTCTCTAATGCAAATGACGCAAAGAACCTTAGATGGCATGCCGAAGAGAGAAATCATGATGGACAAATTCGCCATGTAGCTGATTCTTTGCAATGgaagaaatttgatttgaaGTTTCAAAATTTTGGCGAAGAGTCAAGAAACCTTAGACTTGGACTTGCTACCGATGGAATGAATCCGTATGGTAGTCTAAGTTGTAACCATAGTTCATGGCTTGTTCTCTTGATAATTTACAACCTATCTCCTTTGTTGTGCATGAAGCGTAAATATATGATGTTATCTATGATGATTCCGGGCCCAAAACAACCAGGAAACGACATTGATGTTTATCTAAGTCCGTTGATTGATGATTTAAGATTGTTGTGGGAGCAAGGAGTTGATGTTCTTGATGCGTATTCTGGTGAACATTTCAATATGCGTGCCATGTTGTTTTGCACCATCAACGACTTTCCGGCATACGGTAATTTGTCTGGTTACAGTGTTAAAGGGCATAAAGCGTGTCCTATATGTGAGAAAGATACAAGTTACCATCAGCTTAATCATGGAAGGAAGACTGTTTATCTTGGGCATCGGAAATTTTTAGATCGTCATCATCCATATcgtaaaaagaagaaagctttcAATGGAAAATCAGAACATGGTGTTGCTCCAAAACCCTTGACTGGAGAGGAAGTTTATCAACGACAACAACATGTGAAGGTTATCTTtggaaagaaacaaaagaagcctgctgaaaaaaatatatggaaaaagaggtCGGTGTTCTTTGATCTTCCATATTGGTCAAGTCTTGATATAAGACATTGCATTGATTTGATGCATGTAGAGAAAAATGTTTGCGAAAGTCTAATTGGAACACTTCTTCACATTAAAGGCAAGACAAAAGATGGGTTAAGTGCTCGTTTAGATTTGGCTGATATGGGTATACGACAACAGTTAACTCCACAACAGATAGGTGACAAGACATATTTGCCTCCAGCATGTCACACTTTAtctaaaaaagagaaaataagttTTTGTGAGTGTTTACAAGGTATCAAAGTACCGCAAGGTTACTCATCAAATATCAAGAGACTTGTATCAATGAAAGATCTCAAGTTATTTGGCTTAAAATCTCATGACTTTCATGTTTTGATGCAACAACTACTACCAGTGGCTATTCGTGGAATATTGCCTACTAAAGTTAGGAAAACTATAACTAGGCTGTGCTTATTCTTCAATGCAATATGTAGtaaagtcattaatccattgaaGTTAGACGAGTTGGAAAATGAGGCTGCAGTCATCTTGTGTCAATTGGAGATGCATTTTCCTCCTTCATTTTTTGACATTATGGAACACTTGATTGTTCATTTGGTAAGGGATATTAGATTGTGTGGTCCAGTTTGTTTAAGGTGGATGTATCCAGTAGAGCGGTACATGAAGATCCTAAAAGGGTATACTATGAATCCACACCGTCCGGAAGCCTCGATTGTAGAAAGGTACATTGCAGAAGAAGCTATTGAGTTTTGTTCGAACTATTTGTCAGAAGCAGATGCTATTGGGGTTCCAAAGTCTCGTCATGACGGAAGATGTGAAGGTAtgggtgaag TGCCTGTATTTAAATGCAAGTGGGTTGATATTTCCAGCAGTGTAAGAATTGATGAATTTGGATACACACTGGTTGATCTTTCCAAGGTAGCTTATAGGGATGAACCTTTCATTATGGCATCCCAAGCAAAACAAGTGTTTTATGTCACAGATCCTTCTAACAAAAGGTGGTCGGTGGCTCTACAACCAAAAGCCACACATGGTAGTGATGAAACCCTTCACATTTCTGAGATTCCTTCTTTTGCAACAAATGTGCTTACCTccaatgaagaaaatgatgaaaatgAAGTAGATGATGTGCAAGTTACTCGTTTGGATCATGAAGAAGGGATATGGGAGAGCTAG